One window of the Burkholderia ubonensis subsp. mesacidophila genome contains the following:
- a CDS encoding polysaccharide biosynthesis tyrosine autokinase, with protein MVNTQAKQSYAGMTAKTEEEDVVLGQLIQVIFDDFWTLLGIAVTVVALAGLYCFIAKPVYQADVHVRVEGNDNTSQALTQTQTGAVINSGPQQAPTDAEIEIIKSRGVVAPVVEQFKLNFSVTPKTIPLLGSLAARLATPGEPARPWLGLKSYAWGGEIADIDTVNVVPALEGKKLTLTAGPNGSYTLADENGGRILSGRVGEAEQGGGVTLMVSKLTARPGTQFTVVRYNDLDAITGFQTGIQVTEQGKQTGVVQISLEGQDPEQTAAIANALAQSYLNQHVVAKQAEATKMLDFLKGEEPRLKADLERAEAALTQYQRTSGSINASDEAKVYLEGSVQYEQQIAAQRLQLASLAQRFTDSHPMVIAAKQQLGQLQAEKDKFSNRFRSLPATEVKAVQLQRDAKVAEDIYVLLLNRVQELSVQKAGTGGNIHLIDSALRPGAPVKPKKVLILSAAVFLGLILGTGIVFLRRNMFQGIEDPDRVERMFNLPLYGLVPESAEQLRLDAQAEKSGSRARSILASLRPKDPSVESLRSLRTAMQFALMDAKNRVIVLTGPTPGIGKSFLAVNLAVLLAHSGKRVLLVDADMRRGLLDRYFGLASQPGLSELLSDQSAIEDAIRETPVQGLSFIPAGTRPPNPSELLMSSRLPQYLEGLGKRYDVVLVDSPPVLAVTDATIFGRMAGSTFLVLRSGMHTEGEIGDAIKRLRTAGVDLQGGIFNGVPPKSRGYGRGYAAVHEYLSA; from the coding sequence ATGGTGAACACGCAAGCGAAACAATCCTACGCGGGCATGACCGCGAAGACCGAGGAAGAAGACGTCGTGCTCGGTCAGTTGATCCAGGTGATCTTCGACGATTTCTGGACGCTGCTCGGCATCGCGGTGACCGTCGTCGCGCTCGCCGGCCTCTACTGCTTCATCGCGAAGCCGGTGTACCAGGCCGACGTGCACGTGCGGGTCGAGGGCAACGACAACACGTCGCAGGCGCTCACGCAGACGCAGACGGGCGCCGTCATCAACAGCGGCCCGCAGCAGGCGCCGACCGACGCGGAAATCGAGATCATCAAGAGCCGCGGCGTCGTCGCGCCGGTGGTCGAGCAGTTCAAGCTGAACTTCTCGGTGACGCCGAAGACGATTCCGCTGCTCGGCAGCCTGGCCGCGCGCCTCGCGACGCCGGGCGAACCGGCCAGGCCGTGGCTCGGCCTGAAGTCGTACGCGTGGGGCGGCGAGATCGCCGACATCGACACGGTCAACGTCGTGCCGGCGCTCGAAGGCAAGAAGCTGACGCTGACCGCGGGGCCGAACGGCAGCTACACGCTCGCCGACGAGAACGGCGGCCGGATCCTCTCCGGCCGCGTCGGCGAGGCCGAGCAGGGCGGCGGCGTGACGCTGATGGTGTCGAAGCTGACCGCGCGCCCGGGCACGCAGTTCACGGTGGTCCGGTACAACGACCTCGACGCGATCACCGGGTTCCAGACCGGCATCCAGGTGACCGAGCAGGGCAAGCAGACCGGCGTCGTGCAGATCTCGCTCGAAGGCCAGGACCCGGAGCAGACGGCGGCGATCGCCAACGCGCTCGCGCAGTCGTACCTGAACCAGCACGTGGTCGCGAAGCAGGCCGAGGCGACCAAGATGCTCGACTTCCTGAAGGGCGAGGAACCGCGCCTGAAGGCGGACCTCGAGCGCGCCGAGGCCGCGCTGACCCAGTACCAGCGCACGTCCGGCTCGATCAACGCGAGCGACGAGGCGAAGGTCTACCTCGAGGGCAGCGTGCAGTACGAGCAGCAGATCGCCGCGCAGCGCCTGCAGCTCGCGTCGCTCGCGCAGCGCTTCACCGATTCGCATCCGATGGTGATCGCCGCGAAGCAGCAGCTCGGCCAGTTGCAGGCCGAGAAGGACAAGTTCTCGAACCGCTTCCGCAGCCTGCCGGCGACCGAGGTGAAGGCGGTCCAGCTGCAGCGCGACGCGAAGGTGGCCGAGGACATCTACGTGCTGCTGCTGAACCGCGTGCAGGAACTGTCGGTGCAGAAGGCGGGGACGGGCGGCAACATCCACCTGATCGACTCGGCGCTGCGTCCGGGCGCCCCGGTCAAGCCGAAGAAGGTGCTGATCCTGTCGGCCGCGGTGTTCCTCGGGCTGATCCTCGGCACGGGCATCGTGTTCCTGCGCCGCAACATGTTCCAGGGCATCGAGGATCCGGACCGCGTCGAGCGCATGTTCAACCTGCCGCTGTACGGGCTCGTGCCGGAAAGCGCCGAGCAGCTGCGCCTCGACGCGCAGGCCGAGAAGAGCGGCAGCCGCGCGCGGTCGATCCTCGCGAGCCTGCGTCCGAAGGACCCGAGCGTCGAGAGCCTGCGCAGCCTGCGTACCGCGATGCAGTTCGCGCTGATGGACGCGAAGAACCGCGTGATCGTGCTGACCGGCCCGACGCCGGGCATCGGCAAGAGCTTCCTCGCGGTCAACCTCGCGGTGCTGCTCGCGCACTCCGGCAAGCGCGTGCTGCTGGTCGACGCCGACATGCGCCGCGGCCTGCTCGACCGCTATTTCGGCCTCGCGTCGCAGCCGGGCCTGTCCGAGCTGCTGAGCGACCAGTCGGCGATCGAGGATGCGATCCGCGAGACGCCGGTGCAGGGCCTGTCGTTCATCCCGGCCGGCACGCGTCCGCCGAACCCGTCGGAGCTGCTGATGTCGTCGCGCCTGCCGCAGTACCTGGAAGGCCTCGGCAAGCGCTACGACGTGGTGCTGGTCGATTCGCCGCCGGTGCTGGCCGTGACCGACGCGACGATCTTCGGCCGCATGGCGGGCTCGACGTTCCTCGTGCTGCGCTCGGGCATGCATACCGAAGGCGAGATCGGCGATGCGATCAAGCGGCTGCGCACCGCGGGCGTCGACCTGCAGGGCGGCATCTTCAACGGCGTGCCGCCGAAGTCGCGCGGCTATGGCCGCGGCTATGCGGCCGTGCATGAATACCTGAGCGCCTGA
- a CDS encoding glycosyltransferase family 2 protein: MKISVLVPTYRRPADLARCLYALQRQARLPDEVIVVARPEDDATHERLADPAVGGMLPLRVVPVDVPGQVAALNKGLDSVHGDIVAITDDDAAPHPDWLARIEAAFLADPRVGAVGGRDWVHEKGRLLDESRELVGQLTLSGKIIGNHHLGVGGMREVDTLKGANMSYRRAAIERLRFDTRLRGAGAQTHNDTAFSMRVQRDGWKLVYDPAIAVDHFPAERFDDDRRDAASLNAISNGAYNLHLTLREHLPPIRREIAWWWWMLVGTRVYPGLAHLLLALPGAQRDRVRDHWRAVRRGARDARRATLASHRAAMPPVTS, from the coding sequence ATGAAAATTTCCGTGCTCGTCCCGACCTACCGGCGCCCGGCCGATCTCGCACGCTGCCTGTATGCGCTGCAGCGCCAGGCGCGCCTGCCCGACGAGGTGATCGTCGTCGCGCGCCCGGAAGACGACGCGACGCACGAGCGCCTCGCCGACCCGGCGGTCGGCGGCATGCTGCCGCTGCGCGTCGTGCCGGTCGACGTGCCGGGGCAGGTCGCCGCGCTGAACAAGGGGCTCGACTCGGTGCACGGCGATATCGTCGCGATCACCGACGACGATGCCGCGCCGCATCCCGACTGGCTCGCGCGCATCGAAGCCGCGTTCCTGGCCGATCCGCGCGTCGGCGCGGTCGGCGGGCGCGACTGGGTGCACGAGAAAGGCCGCCTGCTCGACGAATCGCGCGAGCTCGTCGGCCAGCTCACGCTGTCCGGCAAGATCATCGGCAATCATCATCTCGGCGTCGGCGGCATGCGCGAGGTCGACACGCTGAAGGGCGCGAACATGAGCTACCGGCGCGCGGCGATCGAGCGGCTGCGCTTCGATACGCGGCTGCGCGGCGCCGGCGCGCAAACCCACAACGACACCGCATTCAGCATGCGCGTGCAGCGCGACGGCTGGAAACTCGTCTACGACCCGGCGATCGCGGTCGATCACTTTCCGGCCGAGCGCTTCGACGATGACCGGCGCGATGCCGCATCCCTGAACGCGATCAGCAACGGCGCGTACAACCTGCATCTGACGCTGCGCGAGCATCTGCCGCCGATCCGGCGCGAGATCGCGTGGTGGTGGTGGATGCTGGTCGGCACCCGCGTCTATCCGGGGCTTGCGCACCTGCTGCTGGCGCTGCCCGGCGCGCAGCGCGACCGCGTGCGCGACCACTGGCGCGCGGTGCGCCGCGGCGCACGCGACGCCCGCCGCGCGACCCTGGCCTCCCACCGCGCGGCGATGCCGCCGGTGACGTCTTGA
- a CDS encoding polysaccharide biosynthesis/export family protein, with amino-acid sequence MLNRTLRPVALAVALTTFLSACATAPGNYLDASRLKEEERAQPSETYTVHYIDAKLIMDQLQQQRVSHPLPPSRFTDPSQYVYRIGPQDILGVTVWDHPELTTPQGQSFSSGGNTTQTVAGALQQPYTTALPGQADPYGQTVGADGTIFFPFVGRIRAAGKTIAQVREELATSLARYVKNPQIDVRVLSFRSQKVQVTGEVKQPGPLAVSDVPLTLVDAISRSGGSTTEADLQRVRLTRDGKFYTLDANGVLDRGEVSQNVMLQPGDIVNVPDRSDSRVYIMGEVKTPVAVPMMKGKLTIADALTSGGGILDTDANPRKIYVMRGTRDNPTKPEVFRLDMTQPDALMLSSRFQLQPLDVVYVDTAGSVQFNRVLQQVLPTIQTIFYMRQIVR; translated from the coding sequence ATGCTGAATCGTACGCTGCGCCCCGTGGCGCTTGCCGTTGCGCTGACGACGTTCCTGTCGGCCTGCGCAACCGCGCCGGGCAACTACCTCGATGCGTCGCGCCTGAAGGAAGAAGAGCGCGCGCAACCGTCCGAGACCTACACGGTCCACTACATCGACGCGAAGCTGATCATGGACCAGCTCCAGCAGCAGCGCGTGTCGCATCCGCTGCCGCCGTCGCGCTTCACGGACCCGTCGCAATACGTGTACCGCATCGGGCCGCAGGACATCCTCGGCGTGACGGTGTGGGACCACCCCGAGCTGACGACGCCGCAGGGCCAGTCGTTCTCGAGCGGCGGCAACACGACGCAGACGGTCGCCGGCGCGCTGCAGCAGCCGTATACGACGGCGCTGCCGGGCCAGGCCGATCCGTACGGCCAGACGGTCGGCGCGGACGGCACGATCTTCTTCCCGTTCGTCGGCCGCATCCGCGCGGCGGGCAAGACGATCGCGCAGGTGCGCGAAGAGCTGGCCACGAGCCTCGCGCGCTACGTGAAGAATCCGCAGATCGACGTGCGCGTGCTGTCGTTCCGCAGCCAGAAGGTGCAGGTCACCGGCGAGGTGAAGCAGCCGGGCCCGCTCGCGGTGAGCGACGTGCCGCTCACGCTCGTCGACGCGATCTCGCGCTCGGGCGGCTCGACCACCGAGGCCGACCTGCAGCGCGTGCGCCTGACGCGCGACGGCAAGTTCTACACGCTCGACGCGAACGGCGTGCTCGATCGCGGCGAGGTGTCGCAGAACGTGATGCTGCAGCCGGGCGACATCGTCAACGTGCCGGACCGCAGCGACAGCCGCGTGTACATCATGGGCGAAGTGAAGACGCCGGTCGCGGTGCCGATGATGAAGGGCAAGCTGACGATCGCCGACGCGCTGACGTCGGGCGGCGGCATCCTCGATACCGACGCGAACCCGCGCAAGATCTACGTGATGCGCGGCACGCGCGACAACCCGACCAAACCGGAAGTGTTCCGGCTCGACATGACGCAGCCTGACGCGCTGATGCTGTCGAGCCGCTTCCAGCTGCAGCCGCTCGATGTCGTGTACGTCGACACGGCGGGTTCGGTGCAGTTCAACCGCGTGCTGCAGCAGGTGCTGCCGACGATCCAGACGATCTTCTACATGAGGCAGATCGTGCGTTGA
- a CDS encoding low molecular weight protein-tyrosine-phosphatase — MFRNILIVCHANVCRSPAAELLFKSHAATRGGPRVAFHSAGVDANVGDGIDPVMCRLLAERGVDATTHRSRRLSRDLVRDADLILVSERPQIAAVESIDRFSRGKVHLLGKWEDAEIADPHGGSEAGYRRSYTLIERLVQGWLQKLC, encoded by the coding sequence ATGTTCCGAAACATCCTGATCGTCTGCCACGCCAACGTCTGCCGCAGTCCGGCGGCGGAGCTGCTGTTCAAGTCGCATGCCGCCACGCGCGGCGGGCCGCGTGTGGCATTCCACTCGGCGGGCGTCGATGCGAACGTCGGCGACGGCATCGATCCGGTGATGTGCCGGCTGCTCGCCGAGCGCGGCGTCGACGCGACGACGCATCGCTCGCGGCGCCTGTCCCGCGACCTCGTGCGCGACGCCGACCTGATCCTCGTCAGCGAGCGCCCGCAGATCGCGGCGGTCGAGTCGATCGACCGGTTCTCGCGCGGCAAGGTGCATCTGCTCGGCAAGTGGGAAGACGCCGAGATCGCCGATCCGCATGGCGGCTCCGAAGCCGGCTATCGCCGAAGCTACACATTGATCGAACGTCTGGTTCAAGGATGGCTGCAAAAACTATGCTGA